A genomic region of uncultured Paludibaculum sp. contains the following coding sequences:
- a CDS encoding LssY C-terminal domain-containing protein, which produces MRRSRLVRWVFLLALVAFVILESHAQSEPLAPAAQPLWVRLESSVNSAHPGAEVQAVVLRPFPAGDGRGIPMGSQLMGRSVTEAPKTRTRLQLQFDRVRIGARDFPISARVLDVDNARETVEKDGTIVALQPLRKRPGTVEAVLLAAAYAHPALLVSLETTKYVVREVDRPEVHYPAGVNLSLALESSPPLTALPRLPGSDASLPPDAAAILNELPNRTEAKHLSAPSDWINLAFVGSRDDLAHAFRQAGWHTAAHLSLESGTRTFLAVAAHHSYQRAPVSTLLVGGREPDLVFQKQNNTFAKRDHIRIWSSGKDWRGRPIWIAAATHDIGIEFSTKARTFSHKVDSNVDDERSKVIFDLRFARQVDSVSYLVRPTVPRESTNGTGDRIRTDGRMALVELTPAVKPQG; this is translated from the coding sequence ATGAGGCGATCGCGCCTCGTCCGGTGGGTTTTCCTGCTAGCGCTGGTGGCATTCGTCATCCTGGAAAGCCATGCGCAAAGCGAGCCACTGGCCCCCGCGGCCCAGCCGCTGTGGGTCCGGCTCGAATCATCGGTGAACTCGGCCCACCCGGGCGCTGAGGTGCAGGCGGTGGTGTTGCGTCCGTTCCCGGCAGGGGACGGGCGGGGTATCCCCATGGGCAGCCAGTTGATGGGCCGGTCCGTGACGGAAGCCCCGAAGACACGCACCAGGCTGCAATTGCAGTTCGACCGGGTCCGGATCGGCGCTCGCGACTTCCCGATCTCCGCCCGGGTGCTGGATGTGGACAACGCCCGCGAGACCGTGGAAAAGGATGGAACCATCGTCGCCCTGCAGCCGCTGCGCAAGCGGCCCGGCACCGTGGAAGCGGTGCTCCTCGCGGCGGCCTACGCTCACCCGGCCCTGCTGGTGTCGCTGGAGACGACGAAATACGTCGTGCGCGAGGTCGACCGCCCGGAGGTCCACTATCCGGCCGGCGTCAACCTGTCGCTGGCACTCGAGTCCTCCCCGCCCTTGACCGCGCTCCCGCGGTTACCCGGCTCCGATGCCTCGCTGCCGCCCGACGCCGCTGCCATCCTCAACGAACTCCCCAATCGGACCGAGGCCAAACACCTCTCGGCGCCGTCCGATTGGATCAATCTCGCCTTCGTGGGCAGCCGGGACGATCTAGCACACGCGTTCCGGCAGGCGGGTTGGCATACCGCCGCCCACCTCTCGCTGGAGTCGGGCACCCGTACATTCCTGGCCGTGGCCGCCCACCACTCCTACCAACGCGCTCCCGTCTCCACCCTTCTGGTCGGCGGCAGGGAGCCGGACCTCGTATTCCAGAAGCAGAACAATACTTTCGCCAAGCGGGATCACATCCGTATCTGGTCCAGCGGGAAGGACTGGCGCGGCCGGCCCATCTGGATTGCCGCCGCCACGCACGACATCGGCATCGAGTTCTCCACCAAGGCCCGCACGTTCTCCCATAAGGTGGACTCGAACGTCGACGACGAACGCAGCAAAGTGATCTTTGATCTCCGGTTTGCCCGGCAGGTAGACTCCGTATCCTATCTGGTCCGCCCCACTGTTCCTCGTGAGAGCACCAATGGAACCGGCGACCGCATCCGGACCGACGGCCGGATGGCCTTGGTCGAGCTAACCCCGGCCGTCAAGCCGCAAGGCTAG